A single region of the Streptomyces sp. ITFR-16 genome encodes:
- a CDS encoding Lrp/AsnC ligand binding domain-containing protein: MVQAYILIQTEVGKASTVAETIAKIPGVIQAEDVTGPYDVIVRAQSDTVDELGRMVVARVQQVDGITRTLTCPVVHL, encoded by the coding sequence GTGGTACAGGCGTACATCCTTATTCAGACCGAGGTGGGCAAGGCGTCGACCGTCGCCGAGACCATCGCCAAGATTCCGGGAGTGATCCAGGCAGAAGACGTCACCGGCCCCTACGACGTGATCGTGCGCGCCCAGTCGGACACGGTCGACGAGCTCGGCCGCATGGTGGTCGCGCGGGTCCAGCAAGTGGACGGGATCACCCGCACCCTGACCTGCCCGGTCGTTCACCTGTAG
- a CDS encoding D-alanine--D-alanine ligase family protein yields the protein MSSENLPQSTEQQLRKPRVAVVFGGRSSEHGISVVTAGAVLNAIDRTKYDVLPIGITTDGRWALTADEPERMAITDRKMPDVAQLAESDEGGVVLSVDPGSREVVYSEPGSVPKALGEVDVVFPVLHGPYGEDGTLQGLLELSGVPYVGAGVLASAVGQDKEYMKRVFTSFGLPVGPYLTVRPREWDNDRAAARARITEFAAEHGWPLFIKPARAGSSIGITKVDDASGLDEAIEEARRHDPKFLVESLLRGREIECGVLEFEDGPRASVPAEIPPVTSHDFYDFEAKYIDAASGIVPAPLTEEQTAEVQRLAVEAFEATSCEGLVRADFFLTEDGGFVINEVNTLPGFTPISMYPRMWQESGVSYPQLVDRLIQAALDRPTGLR from the coding sequence ATGAGCAGCGAGAACCTCCCCCAGAGCACGGAGCAGCAGCTCCGCAAGCCGCGTGTGGCCGTCGTGTTCGGCGGCCGCAGCTCCGAACACGGCATTTCGGTGGTCACGGCCGGCGCCGTCCTGAACGCCATCGACCGGACCAAGTACGACGTCCTGCCGATCGGCATCACGACGGACGGCCGCTGGGCGCTCACCGCCGACGAGCCCGAACGCATGGCCATCACGGACCGGAAGATGCCCGACGTGGCGCAGCTGGCCGAGTCCGACGAGGGCGGCGTGGTGCTCTCCGTCGACCCCGGCAGCCGCGAAGTGGTCTACAGCGAGCCCGGGTCCGTCCCCAAGGCGCTCGGCGAGGTCGACGTCGTCTTCCCCGTCCTGCACGGCCCCTACGGCGAGGACGGCACGCTCCAGGGCCTGCTGGAACTCTCCGGAGTGCCGTACGTCGGCGCGGGTGTCCTCGCCTCGGCCGTCGGCCAGGACAAGGAGTACATGAAGCGGGTCTTCACCTCCTTCGGGCTCCCCGTCGGGCCGTACCTCACCGTCCGCCCCCGTGAGTGGGACAACGACCGCGCCGCCGCCCGCGCGCGCATCACGGAGTTCGCCGCCGAGCACGGCTGGCCGCTCTTCATCAAGCCCGCCCGGGCCGGCTCGTCCATCGGCATCACCAAGGTCGACGACGCCTCCGGGCTCGACGAGGCGATCGAGGAGGCCCGCAGGCACGACCCGAAGTTCCTCGTCGAGTCGCTGCTGCGGGGCCGCGAGATCGAGTGCGGGGTCCTGGAGTTCGAGGACGGGCCGCGCGCCAGCGTGCCCGCCGAGATCCCGCCGGTCACCTCGCACGACTTCTACGACTTCGAGGCCAAGTACATCGACGCGGCGTCCGGGATCGTGCCCGCGCCGCTCACCGAGGAGCAGACCGCCGAGGTCCAGCGGCTCGCGGTCGAGGCCTTCGAGGCGACCTCCTGCGAGGGGCTGGTGCGCGCCGACTTCTTCCTCACCGAGGACGGCGGCTTCGTCATCAACGAGGTCAACACCCTGCCGGGCTTCACCCCGATCTCCATGTACCCGCGCATGTGGCAGGAGAGCGGCGTCAGCTACCCGCAGCTGGTGGACCGGCTCATCCAGGCGGCCCTGGACCGGCCGACCGGACTGCGCTGA
- a CDS encoding lysophospholipid acyltransferase family protein: MSRRRIGFWYRLAAVIAKPPLVVLFKRDWRGMEHIPADGGFITAVNHNSYLDPLSYGHFQYNTGRVPRFLAKAGLFKTPFVGMMLRGTGQIPVYRETTNALDAFRAAVAAIERGECVCFYPEGTLTRDPEMWPMAGKTGAARVALMTRAPVVPVAQWGANQAMPPYATDNKVRLFPRKTLQVQAGPPVDLSRFYDKEPTPEVLREATEVIMHAVTAQLEEIRGQQAPAEPYDHRKARAEQRRRAEGEGPK, from the coding sequence GTGTCCCGCCGCAGAATCGGCTTCTGGTACCGCCTGGCCGCGGTCATCGCGAAACCGCCGCTGGTGGTTCTGTTCAAGCGCGACTGGCGGGGAATGGAACACATTCCGGCCGACGGTGGATTCATCACCGCGGTCAACCACAACTCGTATCTGGACCCGCTTTCCTACGGGCATTTCCAGTACAACACCGGACGGGTGCCGCGGTTCCTGGCCAAGGCGGGCCTGTTCAAGACCCCCTTCGTCGGCATGATGCTGCGCGGCACCGGCCAGATCCCGGTGTACCGCGAGACCACCAACGCGCTGGATGCCTTCCGGGCCGCCGTCGCCGCCATCGAGCGCGGCGAATGCGTCTGCTTCTACCCCGAGGGCACCCTCACCCGCGACCCCGAGATGTGGCCGATGGCCGGCAAGACCGGCGCCGCCCGGGTCGCGTTGATGACCAGGGCCCCGGTCGTCCCCGTCGCCCAGTGGGGCGCCAACCAGGCGATGCCGCCGTACGCCACCGACAACAAGGTGCGCCTCTTCCCCCGCAAGACCCTCCAGGTCCAGGCCGGTCCGCCCGTCGACCTCTCCCGGTTCTACGACAAGGAGCCGACGCCCGAGGTGCTGCGCGAGGCCACCGAGGTCATCATGCACGCGGTCACCGCGCAGCTGGAGGAGATCCGCGGGCAGCAGGCGCCCGCCGAGCCCTACGACCACCGCAAGGCCCGCGCCGAACAGCGGCGCAGGGCCGAAGGAGAGGGACCCAAGTGA
- a CDS encoding DUF3515 domain-containing protein, translating into MFLGPSAALLLMAAAGCSSGDAQASVTVPSPSPEAAAYCRALHKELPDTVAGLERSDPGPGSDLTAGWGDGAIVLRCGVPRPAKMDDDQSKGTDADGVNWMLEQRDDNGPRFTTTLRKAYVEVTFSVEYAHDATPLAAFAPAVRKTVPNRL; encoded by the coding sequence GTGTTCCTCGGTCCGTCCGCCGCCCTGCTGCTGATGGCCGCGGCGGGCTGTTCCTCGGGCGACGCCCAGGCGTCGGTCACGGTTCCCTCTCCGTCCCCGGAAGCCGCAGCCTACTGCCGTGCGCTGCACAAGGAACTGCCGGACACCGTCGCCGGTCTGGAGCGCAGTGACCCCGGTCCCGGTTCCGATCTGACCGCCGGGTGGGGGGACGGGGCGATCGTACTGCGCTGCGGTGTGCCGCGCCCCGCGAAGATGGACGACGACCAGTCCAAGGGGACCGACGCGGACGGCGTCAACTGGATGCTGGAGCAGCGCGACGACAACGGTCCGCGCTTCACGACCACGCTGCGCAAGGCGTATGTCGAGGTCACGTTCTCGGTGGAGTACGCGCACGACGCGACCCCCCTCGCCGCGTTCGCCCCGGCCGTCAGGAAGACGGTCCCCAACCGCCTGTAG
- the cofC gene encoding 2-phospho-L-lactate guanylyltransferase — MRIEGETATNTDPTGRWSLVVPLKPLARAKSRLVPASGALLRPRLALAFAQDTVAAALSCPAVADVVVVTDDRAAGAALAALGARIVADTPAAGLNAALAHGERTVRASRPGAPVAALNADLPALRPAELSRVLEFSAAFPRAFVPDAAGIGTTFLSAGPGVEFRPAFGGPSRARHLASGAREITLAGIDSVRRDVDTGDDLRVALALGVGPFTAGRWAAGVPAMDR; from the coding sequence ATGCGCATCGAGGGGGAGACCGCCACGAACACCGACCCGACCGGCCGCTGGTCCCTGGTCGTCCCGTTGAAGCCCTTGGCGCGGGCCAAGAGCAGGCTGGTGCCCGCGTCGGGCGCCCTGCTGCGGCCCCGGCTGGCCCTGGCCTTCGCCCAGGACACGGTGGCCGCCGCGCTCTCCTGCCCGGCGGTGGCCGATGTGGTGGTCGTCACGGACGACCGGGCCGCGGGGGCCGCGCTGGCGGCGCTCGGCGCCCGGATCGTGGCCGACACCCCGGCCGCCGGACTCAACGCCGCCCTCGCGCACGGTGAGCGTACGGTCCGGGCCTCGCGGCCCGGCGCCCCGGTCGCCGCGCTCAACGCCGATCTGCCCGCACTGCGTCCGGCGGAATTGTCCCGGGTACTCGAATTTTCTGCCGCTTTCCCCCGTGCATTTGTGCCCGACGCCGCGGGAATCGGAACAACATTTCTGTCCGCTGGGCCAGGAGTGGAATTCCGCCCCGCTTTCGGCGGTCCGTCCCGGGCCCGGCACCTCGCGTCGGGGGCCAGGGAAATCACGCTGGCGGGCATCGATTCGGTGCGCCGGGACGTGGACACCGGCGACGATCTGCGGGTGGCGCTGGCCCTGGGCGTCGGCCCGTTCACGGCCGGGCGCTGGGCCGCCGGGGTTCCCGCGATGGACCGATAG
- a CDS encoding NAD(P)H-dependent glycerol-3-phosphate dehydrogenase: MTHPVKAAVFGTGSWGTAFAIVLADAGCEVTLWGRRAEVAETVNTTRTNPDYLPGIELPASVRATTDAAEALRGADFAVLVVPSQTLRENLAAWAPHLEPQTVLVSLMKGVELGTAKRMSEVIEDVTEVSADRIAVITGPNLAKEIAERRPAAAVVACRDESVAQRLQAACHTSYFRPYTSTDVVGCELGGAVKNVIGLAVGIADGMGLGDNAKGSLITRGLAETIRLGLAMGADPLTFSGLAGLGDLVATCSSPLSRNHTFGTNLGRGMTLEETIAVTKQTAEGVKSCESVLDLARRHGVEMPLTETVVGIVHEGKPPMVALKELMSRSAKAERH, translated from the coding sequence GTGACGCACCCCGTCAAGGCAGCCGTCTTCGGAACCGGCTCATGGGGTACGGCCTTCGCGATCGTCCTCGCCGACGCGGGCTGCGAGGTCACCCTCTGGGGCCGCCGGGCCGAGGTCGCCGAGACCGTCAACACGACCCGTACCAACCCCGACTACCTCCCGGGCATCGAACTGCCCGCATCGGTCCGGGCCACCACGGACGCGGCCGAGGCCCTGCGCGGCGCCGACTTCGCCGTCCTGGTCGTGCCGTCCCAGACGCTGCGCGAGAACCTCGCCGCCTGGGCCCCGCACCTGGAGCCGCAGACCGTCCTGGTCTCCCTGATGAAGGGGGTCGAACTCGGCACCGCGAAGCGGATGAGCGAGGTCATCGAGGACGTCACCGAGGTCTCCGCCGACCGCATCGCCGTCATCACGGGGCCCAACCTCGCCAAGGAGATCGCCGAACGCCGTCCCGCCGCGGCCGTCGTCGCCTGCCGGGACGAGTCCGTCGCCCAGCGCCTCCAGGCCGCCTGCCACACCTCGTACTTCCGCCCCTACACCAGCACCGACGTGGTCGGCTGCGAACTCGGCGGCGCCGTCAAGAACGTCATCGGGCTCGCCGTGGGCATCGCCGACGGCATGGGGCTCGGCGACAACGCCAAGGGCTCGCTCATCACCCGCGGCCTCGCCGAGACCATCCGGCTGGGCCTGGCCATGGGCGCCGACCCGCTCACCTTCTCCGGACTCGCCGGCCTCGGCGACCTCGTGGCCACCTGCTCCTCGCCGCTCTCGCGCAACCACACCTTCGGCACCAACCTCGGCCGGGGCATGACGCTGGAGGAGACCATCGCGGTCACCAAGCAGACCGCCGAGGGCGTCAAGTCGTGCGAATCCGTGCTCGACCTGGCCCGCAGGCACGGCGTCGAGATGCCCCTCACCGAGACGGTCGTCGGCATCGTCCACGAGGGCAAGCCGCCCATGGTCGCGCTCAAGGAACTCATGTCCCGCAGCGCCAAGGCCGAGCGGCACTGA
- a CDS encoding HU family DNA-binding protein, whose protein sequence is MNKAQLVEAIADKVGGRQQAADAVDAVLDAIVRAVVAGDRVSVTGFGSFEKVDRPARYARNPQTGERVRVKKTSVPRFRAGQGFKDLVSGSKKLPKNDVAVKKAPKGSLSGGSSTRTTAKAAAKKATAKKAVAKKATAKKTVAAAKKTTATAKKTTAKKTSAAAKKTTAAAKKATPAAAKKTTTAKKAVASKTAPAKKTTAKKAPAKKTTARKTTAKKATARKK, encoded by the coding sequence GTGAACAAGGCGCAGCTCGTAGAAGCGATTGCCGACAAGGTCGGCGGCCGTCAGCAGGCCGCTGACGCCGTCGACGCGGTGCTCGACGCGATCGTCCGTGCGGTTGTCGCGGGTGACCGGGTCTCGGTCACCGGCTTCGGCTCGTTCGAGAAGGTCGACCGCCCCGCCCGCTACGCCCGCAACCCGCAGACGGGTGAGCGCGTACGGGTCAAGAAGACCTCGGTGCCCCGTTTCCGTGCGGGACAGGGCTTCAAGGACCTGGTGAGCGGCTCGAAGAAGCTCCCCAAGAACGATGTGGCCGTGAAGAAGGCGCCCAAGGGCAGCCTCTCGGGCGGTTCTTCCACCCGTACGACGGCGAAGGCCGCCGCCAAGAAGGCCACCGCGAAGAAGGCCGTGGCGAAGAAGGCGACCGCCAAGAAGACCGTGGCAGCGGCGAAGAAGACCACGGCCACCGCCAAGAAGACCACCGCGAAGAAGACGTCCGCGGCGGCCAAGAAGACCACGGCGGCCGCGAAGAAGGCGACCCCCGCGGCGGCGAAGAAGACGACGACCGCCAAGAAGGCCGTCGCCAGCAAGACCGCGCCCGCCAAGAAGACCACGGCGAAGAAGGCGCCCGCGAAGAAGACCACGGCGCGCAAGACCACGGCCAAGAAGGCCACCGCACGCAAGAAGTGA